In one Melaminivora jejuensis genomic region, the following are encoded:
- a CDS encoding GNAT family N-acetyltransferase: protein MTSAARDAAPLEEPPPSITLLYPSQTSDMPAVRELFQEYADSLDVNLAFQDFAQELADLPGEYAPPRGCLLLALVDGALAGCCALRPLDNVDYANACEMKRLYVRKAFRGFGLGRQLAEATLDAARRAGYASVLLDTLDGMEAARALYADLGFQEIPPYYYNPIAGAHYLKADIF from the coding sequence ATGACCTCTGCTGCCCGGGACGCAGCGCCGCTGGAAGAGCCGCCGCCGTCCATCACCTTGCTCTACCCTAGCCAGACCTCGGACATGCCCGCCGTGCGCGAGCTGTTCCAGGAATACGCCGACAGCCTGGATGTCAATCTGGCGTTCCAGGATTTCGCGCAGGAGCTGGCCGATCTGCCGGGTGAATACGCCCCGCCGCGCGGCTGTCTGCTGCTGGCGCTGGTCGATGGCGCGCTGGCCGGTTGCTGCGCCCTGCGGCCGCTGGACAACGTGGACTACGCCAACGCCTGCGAGATGAAGCGGCTGTATGTGCGCAAGGCCTTTCGCGGCTTCGGTCTGGGCCGCCAGCTGGCCGAGGCCACGCTGGACGCCGCACGCCGCGCCGGCTACGCCAGCGTGCTGCTGGATACGCTGGACGGCATGGAGGCAGCGCGCGCCCTGTATGCCGACCTGGGCTTCCAGGAAATCCCGCCCTACTACTACAACCCGATTGCCGGGGCGCACTACCTGAAGGCGGACATCTTCTAG
- a CDS encoding peroxiredoxin: MIKIGDPLPTATLMEYQHAEDGTCATSGPQPVDVQQAAAGKTIALFAVPGAFTPTCSAQHVPGYVENADALKTAGVDEIWCVAVNDAFVMGAWAKDQQTAGKVRMLADGDAAFAKATGLTLDLNGKGLGLRSNRYSMLVKDGKVAQLNIEAPGKFEVSDAATLLQQAKG, encoded by the coding sequence ATGATCAAGATCGGTGACCCACTGCCCACCGCCACGCTGATGGAGTACCAGCACGCCGAGGACGGCACCTGCGCCACCAGCGGCCCGCAGCCGGTGGATGTGCAGCAGGCCGCTGCCGGCAAGACCATCGCCCTGTTCGCCGTGCCCGGGGCCTTCACGCCGACCTGCTCGGCGCAGCACGTGCCCGGCTATGTCGAGAACGCCGATGCCCTCAAGACCGCTGGTGTCGATGAGATCTGGTGCGTGGCTGTCAACGATGCCTTCGTCATGGGCGCCTGGGCCAAGGATCAGCAGACCGCCGGCAAGGTGCGGATGCTGGCCGATGGGGATGCGGCATTCGCCAAGGCCACCGGCCTGACGCTGGACTTGAATGGCAAGGGTCTGGGCCTGCGCAGCAACCGCTACTCCATGCTGGTCAAGGATGGCAAAGTGGCGCAGCTCAACATCGAGGCCCCTGGCAAGTTCGAGGTCAGCGACGCAGCAACGCTGCTGCAGCAGGCCAAGGGCTGA
- the rplW gene encoding 50S ribosomal protein L23, with amino-acid sequence MSRVNPTPAERQFDEGRLMQVLVAPIVSEKATMVAEKANAVTFKVLQNATKPEIKAAVELLFKVEVKGVSVLNTKGKQKRFGKYMGRRDNVRKAYVLLKEGQELNLSGEAA; translated from the coding sequence ATGAGCCGCGTCAATCCCACTCCCGCCGAACGCCAGTTCGACGAAGGCCGCCTGATGCAGGTGCTGGTCGCTCCCATCGTGTCCGAGAAGGCCACCATGGTTGCCGAGAAGGCCAACGCCGTGACATTCAAGGTGCTGCAAAACGCCACCAAGCCCGAGATCAAGGCTGCCGTCGAGCTGCTGTTCAAGGTCGAGGTCAAGGGTGTGTCCGTGCTCAACACCAAGGGCAAGCAAAAACGCTTCGGCAAATACATGGGCCGCCGCGACAACGTGCGCAAGGCCTACGTGCTGCTCAAGGAAGGTCAAGAGCTGAACCTGTCCGGGGAGGCTGCGTAA
- the rpsC gene encoding 30S ribosomal protein S3, whose protein sequence is MGQKIHPTGFRLSVSRNWASRWYASNRDFAGMLAEDIKVRDFLKAKLKNAAVSRVMIERPAKNARITIYSARPGVVIGKKGEDIENLKKELATRLGVPVAVNIEEVRKPEIDAKLIADSITQQLEKRIMFRRAMKRAMQNAMRLGAQGIKIMSSGRLNGIEIARTEWYREGRVPLHTLRADIDYGTSEARTTYGIIGVKVWVYKGDTLGRGDLPVETPRPDEERRPRGPRRDGRGDRRDGERRGGRRPMGTNAAPADGSDKPQGAGADPVKRVAKAAPAAAAADGKGE, encoded by the coding sequence ATGGGACAGAAAATCCATCCTACCGGCTTCCGTCTGTCGGTCAGCCGCAACTGGGCCAGCCGCTGGTACGCCAGCAACCGTGACTTCGCCGGGATGCTGGCCGAAGACATCAAGGTGCGCGACTTCCTCAAGGCCAAGCTCAAGAATGCCGCCGTCTCGCGCGTCATGATCGAGCGTCCCGCCAAGAACGCCCGCATCACCATTTATTCCGCCCGTCCGGGCGTGGTGATCGGCAAGAAGGGTGAGGACATCGAGAACCTGAAGAAGGAACTCGCCACTCGCCTGGGCGTGCCGGTTGCAGTGAACATCGAAGAAGTGCGCAAGCCCGAAATCGATGCCAAGCTGATCGCCGACTCCATCACCCAGCAGCTGGAAAAGCGCATCATGTTCCGCCGCGCCATGAAGCGCGCCATGCAGAACGCCATGCGCCTGGGTGCCCAGGGCATCAAGATCATGTCCTCGGGCCGCCTGAACGGCATCGAGATCGCCCGCACCGAGTGGTACCGCGAAGGCCGCGTGCCGCTGCACACGCTGCGCGCCGACATCGACTACGGCACCTCCGAAGCCCGCACGACCTACGGCATCATCGGTGTCAAGGTCTGGGTCTACAAGGGCGACACGCTGGGCCGTGGCGACCTGCCCGTCGAGACACCGCGTCCTGACGAAGAGCGCCGTCCGCGCGGCCCGCGCCGCGATGGCCGTGGCGATCGCCGCGATGGCGAGCGCCGTGGTGGCCGCCGCCCCATGGGCACCAACGCCGCACCTGCCGATGGCAGCGACAAGCCCCAGGGCGCAGGTGCAGACCCCGTTAAGCGCGTAGCCAAGGCCGCGCCCGCTGCTGCTGCAGCGGACGGTAAAGGAGAGTAA
- the rplB gene encoding 50S ribosomal protein L2 — MAVIKLKPTTPGQRGAVKISRDHLHKGAPHAPLLEPKFQSAGRNNNGHITIRHRGGGHKHHYRVVDFRRNKDGIPARVERIEYDPNRSAHIALVCYADGERRYIIAPRNLEVGATIVSGSEAPIRVGNTLPIRNIPVGSTIHCIELKAGAGAQMVRSAGGSATLLAREGTYAQVRLRSGEVRRVHIECRATIGEVANEEHSLRQLGKAGVKRHMGIRPTVRGVVMNPVDHPMGGGEGRSKSGRHPVDPWGNLTKGYRTRHNKRTQGMIVSRRKK, encoded by the coding sequence ATGGCTGTCATCAAACTCAAACCGACGACCCCGGGCCAGCGTGGCGCGGTGAAGATCTCGCGTGACCACCTGCACAAGGGTGCGCCGCACGCGCCGCTGCTGGAGCCCAAGTTCCAGAGCGCCGGCCGCAACAACAACGGCCACATCACCATCCGCCACCGTGGCGGCGGCCACAAGCACCACTACCGCGTGGTGGACTTCCGCCGCAATAAGGACGGCATCCCGGCCCGCGTCGAGCGCATCGAGTACGACCCCAACCGCTCGGCGCACATCGCCCTGGTGTGCTATGCCGACGGCGAACGCCGCTACATCATCGCTCCGCGCAACCTGGAAGTGGGCGCCACCATCGTCAGCGGCTCCGAGGCCCCCATCCGCGTGGGCAACACCCTGCCGATCCGCAACATCCCGGTGGGCTCGACCATCCACTGCATCGAGCTCAAGGCCGGTGCCGGCGCGCAGATGGTGCGCTCCGCTGGTGGCTCGGCCACGCTGCTGGCGCGCGAGGGCACCTATGCCCAGGTGCGTCTGCGCTCGGGCGAAGTGCGCCGCGTGCATATCGAGTGCCGCGCCACGATCGGCGAAGTCGCCAACGAAGAGCACAGCCTGCGCCAGCTCGGCAAGGCCGGCGTCAAGCGCCACATGGGCATCCGCCCGACGGTGCGCGGCGTCGTCATGAACCCGGTCGATCACCCGATGGGTGGTGGCGAAGGCCGCTCCAAGAGCGGACGCCATCCGGTTGACCCATGGGGCAACCTGACCAAGGGCTACCGCACCCGTCACAACAAGCGCACGCAGGGCATGATCGTCTCGCGTCGCAAGAAGTAA
- the rplC gene encoding 50S ribosomal protein L3, producing MSLSNSLGLLGRKVGMMRIFTDDGQAVPVTVVDVSNNRVTQVKTQANDGYVALQVTFGARKASRVTKPEAGHLAKAGVEAGEILREFRVTEETAGKYAAGAQVPVTDVFAVGQKVDVQGTSIGKGYAGTIKRHNFSSQRASHGNSRSHNVPGSIGMAQDPGRVFPGKKMTGHMGDETVTTQNLDVIRIDEARQLLLIKGAVPGSKGGFVTVRPAVKAKTSKEAN from the coding sequence ATGAGTCTGAGCAACTCCCTCGGGTTGCTGGGCCGCAAGGTGGGCATGATGCGCATCTTCACCGACGACGGGCAGGCAGTGCCCGTCACGGTGGTGGACGTGTCCAACAACCGTGTGACCCAGGTCAAAACTCAAGCCAACGACGGCTACGTGGCCTTGCAGGTCACGTTCGGTGCGCGCAAGGCATCGCGCGTGACCAAGCCCGAAGCCGGCCACCTCGCCAAGGCGGGCGTCGAAGCCGGTGAAATCCTGCGCGAGTTCCGCGTGACCGAAGAGACCGCCGGCAAGTACGCCGCTGGTGCGCAGGTTCCCGTGACCGACGTGTTCGCCGTGGGCCAGAAGGTCGATGTGCAGGGCACTTCGATCGGCAAGGGCTACGCCGGCACCATCAAGCGCCACAACTTCAGCTCGCAGCGCGCCTCGCACGGCAACAGCCGTTCGCACAACGTGCCCGGCTCCATCGGCATGGCACAAGACCCCGGTCGCGTGTTCCCCGGCAAGAAGATGACCGGCCACATGGGCGACGAGACCGTGACCACGCAGAACCTGGACGTGATCCGCATCGACGAAGCCCGTCAGCTGCTGCTCATCAAGGGTGCCGTGCCCGGCTCCAAGGGTGGCTTCGTCACCGTGCGTCCCGCTGTGAAGGCAAAAACCTCCAAGGAGGCGAACTAA
- the rpsJ gene encoding 30S ribosomal protein S10, whose translation MSKQKIRIRLKAFDYKLIDQSAAEIVDTAKRTGAIVKGPVPLPTRMKRFDILRSPHVNKTSRDQLEIRTHQRLMDIVDPTDKTVDALMKLDLPAGVDVEIKLQ comes from the coding sequence ATGTCCAAGCAAAAGATCCGCATCCGCCTGAAGGCCTTCGATTACAAGCTGATCGACCAGTCCGCCGCCGAGATCGTCGATACTGCCAAGCGCACCGGCGCCATCGTCAAGGGCCCCGTGCCCCTGCCCACGCGCATGAAGCGTTTCGACATCCTGCGCTCGCCGCACGTCAACAAGACCAGCCGCGACCAGCTGGAGATCCGCACGCACCAGCGCCTGATGGACATCGTCGATCCGACCGACAAGACGGTGGACGCGCTGATGAAGCTCGACCTGCCGGCCGGCGTGGACGTCGAGATCAAGCTGCAGTAA
- the tuf gene encoding elongation factor Tu yields MAKGKFERTKPHVNVGTIGHVDHGKTTLTAAIATVLGKAFGGEVKSYDQIDNAPEEKARGITINTSHVEYETANRHYAHVDCPGHADYVKNMITGAAQMDGAILVCSAADGPMPQTREHILLARQVGVPYIIVFLNKCDMVDDEELLELVEMEVRELLDKYEFPGDDTPIIRGSAKLALEGDQSEKGEPAILRLAEALDSYIPTPERAIDGAFLMPVEDVFSISGRGTVVTGRVERGIIKVGEEIEIVGIKDTVKTTVTGVEMFRKLLDQGQAGDNVGLLLRGTKREDVERGQVLCKPGSIKPHTHFTAEVYVLSKDEGGRHTPFFNNYRPQFYFRTTDVTGSIELPADKEMVMPGDNVSITVKLIAPIAMEEGLRFAIREGGRTVGAGVVAKIIE; encoded by the coding sequence ATGGCAAAAGGTAAATTCGAGCGGACTAAGCCCCACGTGAACGTGGGCACCATCGGTCACGTGGATCACGGCAAGACGACGCTCACGGCAGCGATCGCCACGGTGCTGGGCAAAGCCTTCGGCGGCGAGGTCAAGAGCTACGACCAGATCGACAACGCCCCGGAAGAAAAGGCGCGCGGCATCACCATCAACACCTCGCACGTCGAGTACGAGACGGCCAACCGCCACTACGCCCACGTGGACTGCCCCGGCCACGCCGACTATGTGAAGAACATGATCACCGGCGCCGCCCAGATGGACGGCGCTATTCTTGTGTGCTCGGCCGCCGACGGCCCCATGCCCCAGACGCGCGAGCACATCCTGCTGGCCCGCCAGGTGGGCGTGCCCTACATCATCGTGTTCCTGAACAAGTGCGACATGGTGGATGACGAGGAGCTGCTGGAGCTCGTCGAGATGGAAGTGCGCGAGCTGCTGGACAAGTACGAATTCCCCGGCGACGACACCCCCATCATCCGCGGCTCGGCCAAGCTGGCCCTGGAGGGCGACCAGTCCGAAAAGGGCGAGCCGGCCATCCTGCGCCTGGCTGAAGCACTGGACAGCTACATCCCCACACCCGAGCGCGCCATCGACGGCGCCTTCCTGATGCCCGTGGAAGACGTGTTCTCCATCTCCGGGCGCGGCACTGTGGTCACGGGCCGCGTCGAGCGCGGCATCATCAAGGTCGGCGAGGAAATCGAAATCGTCGGCATCAAGGACACCGTCAAGACCACCGTCACCGGCGTCGAGATGTTCCGTAAGCTCCTGGATCAGGGCCAGGCCGGCGACAACGTGGGCCTGCTGCTGCGCGGCACCAAGCGCGAAGACGTCGAGCGCGGCCAGGTGCTGTGCAAGCCCGGCTCCATCAAGCCGCACACGCACTTCACCGCCGAGGTGTACGTGCTGAGCAAGGACGAGGGCGGCCGCCACACGCCGTTCTTCAACAACTACCGCCCCCAGTTCTACTTCCGCACGACCGACGTCACCGGCTCCATCGAGCTGCCCGCTGACAAGGAAATGGTCATGCCCGGCGACAACGTGTCGATCACCGTCAAGCTGATCGCCCCCATCGCCATGGAAGAAGGCCTGCGCTTTGCCATCCGCGAGGGCGGTCGCACCGTCGGCGCCGGCGTCGTGGCCAAGATCATCGAGTAA
- a CDS encoding cytochrome b/b6 domain-containing protein gives MTSSVRIWDLPTRLFHWTLAAATVALVATAKLGGNAMLWHERLGYALLALLVFRLLWGVLGGRWSRFASFAPTPGRLLRYLGGHSQEHQAPGHSPLGALSVLALLLVLLLQVASGLASDDEIAFTGPLVRFLPGEWVGRATWYHADVGQYVLYVLVGLHVLAVAFYALVRRRAIVRAMLTGDKQLPASVPPSRDDAATRLLALVLLALAAALAWWVSRLDAGAF, from the coding sequence ATGACTTCATCCGTCCGCATCTGGGATCTGCCGACCCGCCTGTTCCACTGGACGCTGGCTGCTGCCACCGTCGCCCTAGTCGCGACCGCCAAGCTCGGCGGCAACGCCATGCTGTGGCACGAGCGTCTGGGCTATGCGCTACTGGCCCTGCTGGTGTTTCGCCTGCTGTGGGGCGTGCTGGGCGGGCGCTGGTCGCGCTTTGCCAGCTTCGCCCCGACCCCGGGGCGGCTGCTGCGCTATCTGGGCGGCCACAGCCAGGAGCACCAAGCCCCCGGGCACTCTCCACTGGGCGCGCTGTCGGTGCTGGCTCTGCTGCTGGTGCTGCTGCTGCAAGTCGCCAGCGGCCTGGCCAGCGACGACGAGATCGCCTTCACCGGGCCGCTGGTGCGCTTCCTGCCCGGCGAGTGGGTGGGCCGGGCCACCTGGTACCACGCCGATGTCGGCCAATATGTGCTGTATGTCCTGGTCGGCCTGCATGTGCTGGCCGTGGCGTTCTACGCCCTGGTGCGCCGCCGGGCCATCGTGCGCGCCATGCTGACGGGCGACAAGCAGTTGCCCGCCAGCGTGCCGCCCTCGCGCGACGACGCCGCCACGCGCCTGCTGGCCCTGGTGCTGCTGGCGCTGGCCGCAGCCCTGGCCTGGTGGGTCTCGCGCCTGGACGCCGGGGCCTTCTGA
- the rpsS gene encoding 30S ribosomal protein S19: MTRSLKKGPFVDHHLLAKVEKAIATKDKKPVKTWSRRSMVLPEFIGLTIAVHNGKQHVPVYVTDQMVGHKLGEFALTRTFKGHPADKKAKK; the protein is encoded by the coding sequence ATGACTCGTTCTCTGAAAAAGGGTCCGTTTGTGGACCACCACCTGCTGGCCAAGGTCGAAAAGGCCATCGCCACCAAGGACAAGAAGCCTGTCAAGACCTGGTCGCGCCGCTCCATGGTGCTGCCCGAGTTCATCGGCCTGACGATTGCCGTACACAACGGCAAGCAGCACGTGCCGGTGTATGTCACCGACCAGATGGTGGGCCACAAGCTGGGCGAGTTCGCCCTGACGCGCACCTTCAAGGGCCACCCCGCCGACAAGAAGGCCAAGAAATAA
- the rplV gene encoding 50S ribosomal protein L22 has protein sequence MSETRAVLRGVRLSVDKGRLVADLIRGKKVDQALDILTFTQKKAAGIVKKVLESAIANAEHNDGADIDELKVKTIHVEQGTTLKRFTARAKGRGNRISKPTCHIYVTVGN, from the coding sequence ATGTCTGAAACACGTGCAGTCCTGCGTGGCGTGCGCCTGTCGGTGGACAAGGGCCGCCTGGTGGCCGACCTGATCCGCGGCAAGAAGGTGGACCAGGCTCTGGACATCCTGACGTTCACGCAGAAGAAAGCTGCCGGCATCGTCAAGAAGGTGCTTGAGTCGGCCATTGCCAACGCCGAGCACAACGACGGCGCCGACATCGACGAGCTGAAGGTCAAGACCATCCACGTCGAGCAGGGCACCACGCTCAAGCGTTTCACCGCGCGCGCCAAGGGCCGCGGCAACCGCATCAGCAAGCCTACCTGCCACATCTACGTGACCGTGGGCAACTGA
- the rpmC gene encoding 50S ribosomal protein L29 yields MTKAAELRQKDEAGLKDEIKSLQKAHFGLRMQKATQQLGNTNMLRTTRRDIARAKTILAEKQAAKA; encoded by the coding sequence ATGACGAAAGCTGCTGAACTGCGCCAGAAGGACGAGGCTGGCCTGAAGGACGAGATCAAGTCGCTGCAAAAGGCCCATTTCGGCCTGCGTATGCAAAAGGCCACGCAACAGCTGGGCAACACCAACATGCTGCGCACCACGCGCCGCGACATTGCCCGTGCCAAGACCATTCTTGCTGAGAAGCAAGCCGCCAAGGCCTAA
- a CDS encoding c-type cytochrome, protein MKFKTFALALATAASTTLALPAAAQFAKPEDAIKYRQSTLFVIGQHFSRIGAMVNGKAPFDAKAAQADAEVIASLAALPWTGFGPGTDKAAPNKSKPEVWSDSAKFTEHAQKFEAEAPKLLAAAKSGNLDQIKAAFGPTANSCKSCHDNFRAR, encoded by the coding sequence ATGAAGTTCAAGACCTTTGCCCTCGCCCTGGCGACCGCCGCTTCGACCACCCTGGCGCTGCCGGCTGCCGCGCAGTTCGCCAAGCCCGAGGACGCCATCAAGTACCGCCAGAGCACGCTGTTCGTGATTGGCCAGCATTTCAGCCGCATCGGCGCCATGGTCAACGGCAAGGCACCGTTCGACGCCAAGGCCGCCCAGGCCGACGCCGAAGTCATCGCCTCCCTGGCGGCCCTGCCCTGGACGGGCTTTGGCCCCGGCACCGACAAGGCAGCGCCCAACAAGTCCAAGCCCGAGGTCTGGAGCGATTCGGCCAAGTTCACCGAGCACGCGCAGAAGTTCGAGGCCGAGGCGCCCAAGCTGCTGGCTGCTGCCAAGAGCGGCAACCTCGATCAGATCAAGGCCGCCTTCGGCCCCACGGCCAACAGCTGCAAGTCCTGCCACGACAACTTCCGGGCGCGTTGA
- the rpsQ gene encoding 30S ribosomal protein S17, protein MTEAKPSLKRTLVGKVVSDKRAKTITVMVERRVKHPIYDKIVIKSSKYHAHDENGEYKMGDTVEITESRPLSKTKNWVATRLVQKAGLV, encoded by the coding sequence ATGACGGAAGCCAAACCATCCCTCAAGCGCACCCTGGTCGGCAAGGTGGTGAGCGACAAGCGTGCCAAGACCATCACCGTGATGGTCGAGCGCCGTGTCAAGCACCCCATCTACGACAAGATCGTGATCAAGTCGAGTAAGTACCACGCGCACGACGAAAACGGCGAGTACAAGATGGGTGACACCGTGGAAATCACGGAAAGCCGCCCGCTGTCCAAGACCAAGAACTGGGTTGCCACCCGCCTGGTGCAAAAGGCCGGCCTGGTCTAA
- the rplP gene encoding 50S ribosomal protein L16 has protein sequence MLQPARRKFRKEQKGRNTGIATRGNSVAFGDFGLKCTDRGRLTARQIEAARRAISRHVKRGGRIWIRVFPDKPISTKPAEVRMGNGKGNPEYYVAEIQPGKVVFEIVGVPEELAREAFRLAAAKLPLRTTFVARQIGA, from the coding sequence ATGCTGCAACCTGCACGCCGCAAGTTCCGCAAGGAACAAAAGGGCCGCAACACCGGCATCGCCACCCGGGGCAACTCGGTGGCCTTCGGTGACTTCGGCCTCAAGTGCACCGACCGCGGTCGCCTGACGGCCCGCCAGATCGAAGCTGCCCGCCGGGCGATTTCCCGCCACGTCAAGCGCGGTGGCCGCATCTGGATCCGCGTGTTCCCGGACAAGCCCATTTCCACCAAGCCCGCTGAAGTGCGCATGGGCAACGGCAAGGGCAACCCCGAGTACTACGTGGCCGAGATCCAGCCGGGCAAGGTCGTGTTCGAGATCGTGGGTGTGCCCGAGGAGCTGGCGCGCGAGGCCTTCCGCCTGGCGGCTGCCAAGCTGCCCCTGCGCACCACCTTCGTGGCCCGTCAGATTGGCGCTTGA
- the rplD gene encoding 50S ribosomal protein L4: MQLELLNEQGQAASKVDVPETVFDRQYNEALIHQIVVAYRANGRQGTRAQKDRQQVRHSTKKPFKQKGTGNARAGMTSSPLWRGGGRIFPNLPEENFTQKINKKMYRAGMASILSQLAREGRLAVVDSIKLDSPKTKVLADKFKAMNLESVMVIADEVDENLYLASRNLKNVFVVEPRYADPVSLVHFKKVLVTKGAIDKLKEMFA; this comes from the coding sequence ATGCAGCTCGAACTCCTGAATGAACAAGGCCAGGCTGCGTCCAAGGTGGACGTGCCCGAGACGGTGTTCGACCGTCAGTACAACGAAGCCCTGATCCACCAGATCGTCGTCGCCTACCGCGCCAACGGTCGCCAGGGCACGCGCGCGCAAAAAGACCGCCAGCAGGTGCGTCACTCGACCAAGAAGCCCTTCAAGCAAAAGGGCACCGGCAACGCGCGCGCCGGCATGACCTCCTCGCCGCTGTGGCGTGGGGGCGGTCGCATCTTCCCGAACCTGCCCGAAGAGAACTTCACGCAGAAGATCAACAAGAAGATGTACCGCGCCGGCATGGCCTCCATCCTGTCGCAGTTGGCCCGCGAAGGCCGTCTGGCAGTGGTGGACTCCATCAAGCTCGACAGCCCCAAGACCAAGGTGCTGGCCGACAAGTTCAAGGCCATGAACCTGGAGTCGGTGATGGTCATCGCCGACGAGGTCGATGAGAACCTGTACCTGGCGTCGCGCAACCTGAAGAACGTGTTCGTCGTCGAGCCGCGCTATGCCGACCCGGTGTCGCTGGTGCATTTCAAGAAGGTGCTGGTCACCAAGGGCGCCATCGACAAGCTCAAGGAGATGTTCGCATGA